Proteins encoded in a region of the Moritella marina ATCC 15381 genome:
- a CDS encoding prepilin-type N-terminal cleavage/methylation domain-containing protein: protein MKNKGFTLIELIISIIVIGILAATAIPRFINIDTDAENASLISLKAAIESAINISHKKMVIDGMENDAALTYAESAAFYEGCEWCSFDYGYPVADTLTLKYLVDGIGIVEDDDSFALVEWTKIWAGAVVLITPTDNAKRLANNYPVLIEDNCYVKYTSYDQEPKKPLIEIVACD from the coding sequence ATGAAAAACAAAGGTTTCACACTCATAGAATTAATTATATCTATTATCGTCATAGGTATTTTAGCGGCAACAGCAATCCCTCGATTTATCAATATTGATACCGATGCTGAAAACGCTTCACTCATCAGTCTAAAGGCTGCAATCGAAAGTGCGATTAATATCTCTCATAAGAAGATGGTCATTGACGGTATGGAAAATGATGCAGCGCTCACCTATGCAGAATCAGCAGCATTTTATGAAGGCTGTGAATGGTGTTCTTTTGACTATGGTTACCCCGTTGCTGATACCTTGACCTTGAAATATTTAGTCGATGGCATCGGCATTGTTGAAGATGATGATAGCTTTGCTTTGGTTGAATGGACAAAAATATGGGCTGGCGCAGTTGTACTTATCACGCCAACGGACAACGCCAAACGATTAGCCAATAATTATCCAGTCTTAATAGAAGACAACTGCTATGTAAAATATACCAGTTATGATCAGGAACCTAAAAAACCACTAATCGAAATAGTGGCATGTGATTAA
- a CDS encoding YaeP family protein has protein sequence MNVYQCCDKVRELYSLIGSGDQGYIPKAIGCAIKALNDVASNESLPDDVRDNAAFAAANLLISDFED, from the coding sequence ATGAACGTGTATCAGTGTTGTGACAAAGTCCGTGAGTTGTATTCATTAATTGGCAGTGGTGATCAGGGTTATATTCCAAAAGCGATTGGCTGTGCGATCAAAGCATTAAACGATGTAGCTAGTAACGAGTCTTTACCTGACGATGTTCGTGACAACGCGGCCTTTGCAGCTGCGAATCTACTGATTTCAGATTTTGAAGATTAG
- a CDS encoding VOC family protein, with protein sequence MKMNHVGIMVGDMDKAVEFYTKALGLKIVMNNTKVLEERESAIGKMCVAVFGEGFKGFNIAHLVTTDGIGVEIFEMKERQERHEVDFSRLGIFHFCLQTDDFEGAMARTEEYGGKVRMDVHRYHPEDDSKQAKMVYLEDPFGNLFELYSHTYEETYASEYE encoded by the coding sequence ATGAAAATGAATCATGTAGGTATTATGGTTGGCGATATGGATAAAGCGGTTGAGTTTTACACTAAAGCGCTTGGTCTTAAAATTGTAATGAACAACACTAAAGTACTTGAAGAACGTGAGTCTGCGATTGGTAAAATGTGTGTAGCAGTATTTGGTGAAGGCTTTAAAGGTTTTAACATCGCTCACTTAGTCACGACTGACGGCATTGGTGTTGAAATTTTTGAAATGAAAGAGCGTCAAGAACGCCACGAAGTTGATTTTTCACGCCTTGGTATTTTCCACTTCTGTCTGCAAACAGATGATTTTGAAGGTGCTATGGCGCGTACTGAAGAATACGGCGGTAAAGTGCGTATGGACGTTCATCGCTACCACCCAGAAGACGATAGCAAACAAGCGAAAATGGTTTATCTAGAAGACCCGTTTGGTAATTTATTCGAGCTTTACTCACACACTTATGAAGAAACGTACGCTTCTGAATACGAATAA
- a CDS encoding VOC family protein: MRIEHVAIWCKDLETMKCFYTHFFNAKSNAKYENTRKGFQSYFLTLPDGPRIELMQMDSVLISAADVFPQFTGLAHIAFAVGSEAKVDAMAIEFIAQGYEVLDGPRRTGDGYYECVVLDPEWNRIEIVV, translated from the coding sequence ATGAGAATTGAACATGTAGCGATTTGGTGCAAAGACCTGGAAACAATGAAATGTTTTTATACACATTTCTTTAATGCCAAAAGTAATGCTAAATATGAAAATACACGTAAAGGTTTTCAGTCGTATTTCCTGACTCTGCCAGATGGTCCACGCATTGAATTGATGCAAATGGATTCTGTGTTGATATCTGCAGCAGATGTATTTCCACAGTTCACCGGACTCGCTCACATTGCCTTTGCTGTCGGTTCAGAGGCCAAGGTCGATGCGATGGCCATAGAATTTATAGCGCAGGGTTATGAGGTGCTCGATGGACCACGCCGCACTGGCGATGGCTATTATGAATGTGTGGTATTAGATCCAGAGTGGAATCGAATTGAGATAGTGGTGTAA
- a CDS encoding glutathione synthase: MNNQANIMIPQHVIEDATEWAIMHGVAFRQADNTARHCPFSIAPMTMKREVYEHLRKVTPLITKLISNLSEDHDYLQSSLQDMAKADPFFGRLLALHQQAHYDKKQGKTDKRLNPARTPLLLMRTDFMDDREHGAKVIEFNGIAAGMAPFGQRATEFHAFMANQWPAVYRTWAATSSENSSKNSSKNSPATPAENQGLEQLAYGIAQAAKKVQATFTTDTPQAKPTFLMVIQDNEDNVYDQHLLEIALQKNGLRTVRRTFEQLSTQLTTGENQRLMLAGVGAIDVVYLRAGYQYSDYYSPKRNESVCCQTLSQTRLFIEQHHVAMNATIGQQLATSKTIQMLLTIMPAEDYLRWGLTLEEALLVKSVLAEMKPVNESTITWFNTQADKQQWVLKNQGEGGGHCIFGDDISDKLNQLNPTEYDAWALMLRLHPHERETPTIAVRDGQQTQIDDLVSEIGLFTAYYNGEPVTEYKGYAGYLIRSKPASENEGGIHSGKGILDSLALID; encoded by the coding sequence ATGAATAACCAAGCAAACATAATGATCCCACAACATGTAATTGAAGACGCCACTGAATGGGCAATTATGCATGGCGTCGCATTTCGTCAAGCAGACAATACCGCAAGACACTGCCCTTTTAGCATTGCGCCAATGACAATGAAACGTGAAGTGTATGAACACTTGCGTAAAGTAACGCCGCTGATCACCAAACTAATCAGCAACCTGTCTGAAGACCATGATTACCTGCAATCATCATTACAAGACATGGCCAAAGCCGATCCCTTTTTCGGTCGCTTATTAGCACTCCATCAGCAGGCGCACTATGATAAAAAACAGGGTAAAACAGACAAACGCCTTAATCCGGCACGTACACCATTACTGTTAATGCGCACCGACTTTATGGATGACCGTGAACACGGCGCTAAAGTCATCGAATTTAATGGTATCGCAGCGGGCATGGCACCCTTTGGTCAACGTGCGACAGAGTTTCACGCCTTTATGGCAAACCAATGGCCTGCCGTTTATCGCACATGGGCGGCTACTAGCTCGGAAAATAGTTCTAAAAATAGTTCTAAAAATAGCCCCGCTACACCAGCAGAGAATCAAGGCCTAGAACAACTCGCTTATGGTATTGCCCAAGCAGCTAAAAAAGTCCAAGCGACCTTTACTACCGATACGCCCCAAGCTAAGCCAACCTTTTTGATGGTAATTCAAGACAATGAAGATAATGTTTACGACCAACACTTGCTTGAAATCGCGCTGCAGAAAAATGGCTTACGCACAGTAAGACGGACGTTTGAGCAGCTCAGTACCCAGCTTACAACAGGCGAAAACCAACGTTTAATGCTAGCAGGTGTCGGTGCTATCGACGTAGTGTATCTACGCGCTGGCTACCAATATTCAGACTACTATTCTCCAAAACGTAATGAATCGGTATGTTGCCAGACGTTAAGCCAGACAAGATTGTTTATCGAACAACATCATGTAGCGATGAACGCCACTATCGGTCAGCAGTTAGCCACCAGTAAAACCATACAAATGTTGCTCACGATAATGCCCGCTGAAGACTATTTACGCTGGGGACTGACGCTGGAAGAAGCGCTATTAGTCAAAAGTGTGCTTGCAGAAATGAAGCCAGTGAATGAAAGCACCATCACTTGGTTTAACACCCAAGCAGACAAACAACAATGGGTATTAAAGAATCAAGGTGAAGGTGGTGGTCACTGCATTTTTGGTGACGATATTAGCGATAAGTTAAATCAACTTAACCCAACTGAGTACGACGCATGGGCGTTAATGTTACGTTTGCATCCACATGAACGCGAGACGCCAACTATTGCAGTGCGTGATGGCCAGCAAACTCAAATCGACGATTTAGTCAGTGAAATAGGTCTGTTTACCGCCTACTACAATGGTGAGCCAGTAACTGAATATAAAGGTTATGCAGGGTATTTGATCCGCAGTAAACCAGCGAGTGAGAACGAAGGTGGTATTCACAGTGGTAAGGGTATTTTAGATTCTCTTGCACTGATTGATTGA
- a CDS encoding GGDEF domain-containing protein, whose protein sequence is MLLHLNLKNALIREKTTRSITDKLTGVYNREFIELALMKEGMLNSGGTVIYLDGNKVKMINDKFGHDYGDIAIKMICDAANSCIRKEDYIIRMGGDEFVVVLKGCNESAAVRVFDSISTVLRLQSKSKLPFIESGVSVAPGYCEFTNSTDFESAITKSDLEMLKHKDASKQGCK, encoded by the coding sequence ATGTTATTACATCTAAACTTAAAAAATGCGCTCATTAGAGAGAAAACAACACGTTCAATTACTGATAAATTGACGGGTGTTTACAATCGTGAATTCATTGAATTAGCGTTAATGAAAGAAGGTATGTTGAATAGTGGTGGCACAGTTATTTACCTTGATGGCAATAAAGTTAAAATGATTAATGATAAATTTGGCCATGACTACGGTGATATCGCGATTAAGATGATTTGTGATGCGGCGAACTCTTGCATCAGAAAAGAGGATTACATTATACGCATGGGCGGCGATGAATTTGTCGTTGTACTTAAGGGTTGTAATGAGTCCGCTGCGGTTCGTGTGTTTGACAGCATATCCACCGTACTAAGATTGCAATCAAAGAGTAAACTGCCCTTTATTGAAAGTGGTGTTTCTGTTGCGCCGGGTTATTGTGAGTTTACCAACAGCACAGATTTTGAAAGTGCCATTACCAAGTCCGATCTGGAAATGTTGAAACACAAAGACGCGAGTAAACAAGGCTGTAAATAG